GCGCGCTGCCGCTGAAGCCGGAGGTCCTGCTCCCGCTGGACCACCCGGGTCTCGACGTGCCGTTGGGCCGCGTCTGCCACGAACTCAACTACGACATGGTCAACTGACGCAGGGCACGGCAAGGGCTCAGGCCAGTGGGCGCGAGTAGCGGATCTCCACGGCCGAGCCGTCGGCGAACTTGGTGGACTGGGTGACGTGGTCACACTGCCAGCCGTGGGCTTCGTAGAACTCGCGGGCGGAGGTGTTCCGCTCGAAAACCCACAGCACGGCGTGGCCGAAGCCGCAGCCGGTCAGGTGGGCCACGGCGGCTTCGTGCGCGGCGTGGCCCGCGCCGGTTCCGCGCCGTTCGGCGGCGGCGTACAGCGCGCCCAGCATGCCCGGCTCGCTGTCCCCCAGCACGCCGGCGTAGGCGCCGATCTCGCCGTCGGCGTCGACCGCGACCAGCATGGTGGTCCGCTCCGTCGACGCGGCGATGCGCGCGGCGAACATCTCGTCCCAGTCCGCCTGCCGCAGCGAGTCCAGGTAGTCGTCCGGCAGGATGCCGCGGTAGGCCGTCCGCCAGCCGCCGAGGCAGATCGACGCCAGCCTCGCGGCATCGGCGGCGACGGCCCGGCGGACGGTCCATTCCACGCTCATCCCAGGTGCCGCCCCCACCAGTCGAGCACCGCGTCGAACCGCTGCACCCGGTGCCTCGGCCGACCGGACCGGCTCAGCTCGTGGCCCTCACCGGGGAACAGCAGGAACTCCGTGTCCACCCCGTTGGCCTTGAGCGCCACGAACAACCGCTGCGCCTGCTCCAGCGGGCAGCGCCAGTCCTCTTCGGAGTGCACCACGGCGAACGGGATGTCGATCTTCGCCGCGTAGGTGAGCGGGCTGCGTTCGCGCTGCACCTCCGGATCGGTGCCGACGTAGCATTCGACGAACTCCCAGCCGATGTCCGAACTACCGGCGAACGAGTCCCACGCGTTGACCGCGCGCTCGCTCCACGCCGCGCGGAACCGCTCACCGTGGTGCGCCGACAGCCAGGTGGTCATCAGCCCGCCGTACGAGCCGCCCATCACGCCGACCCGCGAAGCGTCCAAATCGGACCGTTCCAGCGCGGCGTCGAGAAAGCTCAGCAGGTCCGTGGCGTCCACAGTGCACAGCGCGCGGACGATGGCCCGGCCGTGCGACTCGCCGTACCCGGCCGAACCGCGCGGATTCGCCATCACCACCGCGTAGCCCGCCGACGCGTACACCTGCGCCTCGTCGAACAGCGACCACTCGTACGGCGCGAACGGCCCGCCGTGGATCACCAGCAGGACCGGGTGCGGCCCCTCCCCTTCCGGCAGCACCACCCAGCCGTGCACCGGGTGCCCGTCCGCCGCGGTTGCGGTCAGCTCCACCGCCGGGCGCACCTTCTCCCGCACCGGCGCGGAGAAGTCGGTAAGCGTGCGGGCCTTACCGTTCTCCAGCAGCACGACCTCACCGGAGTCCACCGGCGAAGCCACCACCGCGGCGACGCGGTCACCGTCCACGGTGAACCCGCGGACGGCTGCCTTCGCACCGAGCAGGCAGCGCAGATCGGCCAGTTTCGCCAGGTGCGCGTCCGACGGCACCGCGCGCAGCTCGGCCGCCCCGTGCGTGCGGACGACCACCAGCACCTCGTCGCCGAGCACCGCGGGCGCGCCCGCACCGGCGTCGGTGTCGATGGTCTCGGCGTCGGTAAGCCGCCGCGGCGTCGCGGGCTCGCCGTCCGTGCGCAGCGGCGCGGCCCAGAGACCCCGGTTGCGCACCAGGTCGGGACCGGCGAACTCGAGGCCGTGGAAGTAGACGATGCCGTCCGCGGTGACCAGCGGTGCCGCCGCGTCGCCTTCGGTGCGGACGGCGAGCACCGGCGCGCCACCGGCGACCGGCACGGCGTAGAGGTCGGCATGAAGCGTCTCCACCCGGCCCCAGTCACGCGGCGCGACGACCAGCACGAACTCGCCGTCGGGAGTCCACACGGGATCGTGGACGTCGACCTGGTCGTCGGTGAGCGGGGTCAGTTCGGCCGGTCCGCCGGGGTCGTTCACGTCGGCGTCCACCACGAACAGTCGTTGCGGACGGTCACGCAGGAAGCCGATGTCGTCGATGCGGTAGTCGTACCGGGTGATCCGGCGCGGCGCCTCGGCCGCGGCCTCGACGGTTTCCCCGTCGGCATCGGGCGTGCCGTACCGCCCGGGTTCGGGAATCCGGGCGGTGAAGGCGATCCGGCGTGAATCCGGCGCCCAGCGGAAGCTCTCGGCCCCCAGCGGCACATCGGTGATCCGCTTGGCCTCACCACCGTCGGCGGGCATCACGTGCAGCTGGGCACCGCGTTCGCCGGTCACCCGGAGGAAAGCGACCAGCGTGCCGTCCGGGGAGATGGCCGGGGCGCTGTCACGCGGGCCATGCGTCCACGGCCGGTCGCCGCCCGCCGGGGCGATCCGGCGAACCACGCCGTGCGCGCGGTTGGCCTTCAGGTCGGGCCTGGACAGCCCGGTCAGCAGCAGATCGCCGTGCAGAGCGGGCGAACGAGGTGCGGTCAGCAGTTCGATGTCAGTGGGAAGCACGATGCCGACCGTACAACTTCCACCCGCTCCGCACGGGGACGAATCAGCGCTCGGGCTGGGCGGCCTCGGACTCACGAGCCGCGGCCTCGCGCTCCTCCGGCGACTTCGCGTTCAGCTCGAGGTTGGGCCCCTGCACCGACTCCGGGTCCTTCTTGGCCTTGCGCAGGCTGAGCACCGTGGTCAGGGTCAGCACGGTGACGATCACGCCGAGCGAGACCCAGTTGTTGATGTCGAGCCAGTCCGGCACCAGGTGGTACTCGTGCAGCGCGT
The genomic region above belongs to Amycolatopsis sp. YIM 10 and contains:
- a CDS encoding GNAT family N-acetyltransferase, with product MSVEWTVRRAVAADAARLASICLGGWRTAYRGILPDDYLDSLRQADWDEMFAARIAASTERTTMLVAVDADGEIGAYAGVLGDSEPGMLGALYAAAERRGTGAGHAAHEAAVAHLTGCGFGHAVLWVFERNTSAREFYEAHGWQCDHVTQSTKFADGSAVEIRYSRPLA
- a CDS encoding S9 family peptidase, yielding MLPTDIELLTAPRSPALHGDLLLTGLSRPDLKANRAHGVVRRIAPAGGDRPWTHGPRDSAPAISPDGTLVAFLRVTGERGAQLHVMPADGGEAKRITDVPLGAESFRWAPDSRRIAFTARIPEPGRYGTPDADGETVEAAAEAPRRITRYDYRIDDIGFLRDRPQRLFVVDADVNDPGGPAELTPLTDDQVDVHDPVWTPDGEFVLVVAPRDWGRVETLHADLYAVPVAGGAPVLAVRTEGDAAAPLVTADGIVYFHGLEFAGPDLVRNRGLWAAPLRTDGEPATPRRLTDAETIDTDAGAGAPAVLGDEVLVVVRTHGAAELRAVPSDAHLAKLADLRCLLGAKAAVRGFTVDGDRVAAVVASPVDSGEVVLLENGKARTLTDFSAPVREKVRPAVELTATAADGHPVHGWVVLPEGEGPHPVLLVIHGGPFAPYEWSLFDEAQVYASAGYAVVMANPRGSAGYGESHGRAIVRALCTVDATDLLSFLDAALERSDLDASRVGVMGGSYGGLMTTWLSAHHGERFRAAWSERAVNAWDSFAGSSDIGWEFVECYVGTDPEVQRERSPLTYAAKIDIPFAVVHSEEDWRCPLEQAQRLFVALKANGVDTEFLLFPGEGHELSRSGRPRHRVQRFDAVLDWWGRHLG